From a single Tachypleus tridentatus isolate NWPU-2018 chromosome 6, ASM421037v1, whole genome shotgun sequence genomic region:
- the LOC143251654 gene encoding SCAN domain-containing protein 3-like: MAAPSKKKCRQYSVEYLSYGFIPTPHNETKPMCLIRMDVLSNDSMKPCKLKIHLEKKHTGEKDKPVEYFKKLCDDFQARKTVSQLFNNKVCKMSDGLLASYEISKIIAKAGKPHNVGETVILPVVSVIISSVMKQNESEITNSIPLSNSSVSRRIDEMADDVEKQLIAHLQVKQFALQLDESTLRDNEAILLAYITFNNDEGPKEEMLFARSLVTHTKGETIFNEVVTYFQENNIPLKNIIACATDGAPSMTGRYKGFIGHLKKSCPGSIL; encoded by the coding sequence ATGGCTGCTCCAAGTAAAAAGAAATGCCGACAGTACTCCGTTGAATATTTGTCTTACGGATTTATTCCAACACCACATAATGAAACGAAACCAATGTGCCTCATACGTATGGATGTACTTTCAAATGATAGTATGAAACCTTGTAAACTAAAAATCCATCTAGAAAAGAAGCACACAGGAGAGAAAGATAAACCAgtagaatactttaaaaaacttTGTGATGATTTCCAAGCTAGAAAAACAGTGTCTcaattgtttaataacaaagtgtgTAAAATGAGTGATGGTTTACTGGCATCATATGAAATTAGCAAAATAATAGCAAAGGCAGGAAAACCCCATAATGTTGGTGAAACAGTAATTCTACCAGTAGTGTCTGTCATAATTTCGTcagttatgaaacaaaatgaaagtgAAATTACTAATTCCATCCCTTTAAGCAACTCTTCTGTGTCACGACGCATTGATGAAATGGCAGATGATGTAGAAAAACAATTGATAGCCCATTTGCAAGTGAAACAGTTTGCCCTTCAACTTGATGAATCCACTTTAAGAGATAATGAGGCCATTTTATTAGcatatattacatttaacaatgatgaaggaCCCAAAGAGGAAATGCTTTTTGCAAGAAGTCTTGTGACACACACAAAAggtgaaacaatttttaatgaagttgttACTTATTTCCAGGAAAACAATATTCCACTCAAAAATATAATCGCTTGTGCTACTGATGGTGCACCATCTATGACAGGCAGATACAAAGGTTTTATTggacatttaaaaaaaagctgTCCCGGAAGTATTTTGTAA
- the LOC143251653 gene encoding zinc finger BED domain-containing protein 5-like, translated as MSARLHDALTVVIQVVNHIKSNSLRDRLFHELCKQNGEEFERLVLHTDVRWLSKGNCLQRFIALWDSIISFLANTQLGEQLLANKCDVFFLSDIFEKLNSLNKQLQGKDSDVISSKSAIAAFLRKLQLYKNNIRRRAFEQFPCLASVSSDLQDKDLALYGEYMENMHDDMQTRFSDLLMMAIPTWVSIPFEVSVADIDISLQEPLIELQSDEIMRAKFKDGKYNVWKTNDVATKYPLLWDKAQLYVIAFPTSYLVESGFSRVSQLLSKALNRLHIVKRGDLRLSLTSMEPDIKKLAEQHQPQGSH; from the coding sequence ATGAGTGCACGTTTACATGATGCCCTTACTGTCGTAATACAAGTAGTTAACCATATTAAATCAAATTCTCTACGAGACCGCctttttcatgaattatgtaaGCAAAATGGAGAAGAGTTTGAGCGGCTTGTATTACATACAGATGTGAGATGGCTATCAAAGGGGAATTGTCTTCAGCGTTTCATTGCACTTTGGGATTCTATTATTTCCTTTCTTGCTAACACACAACTTGGAGAACAGCTGCTTGCAAATAAATGtgatgtgtttttcttatcagatatatttgaaaaattgaatTCACTTAATAAACAGCTCCAAGGAAAAGATTCTGATGTGATATCTAGTAAAAGTGCTATTGCTGCTTTTCTGAGGAAACTACAGTTGTATAAGAATAATATCAGGCGTCGTGCATTTGAACAGTTTCCTTGTTTGGCCTCTGTTAGCAGCGATTTGCAAGATAAAGATCTTGCATTATATGGTGAATATATGGAAAATATGCATGATGATATGCAAACTCGGTTTAGTGACCTACTCATGATGGCTATACCGACTTGGGTTTCAATTCCTTTCGAAGTTAGTGTTGCCGATATAGACATATCTTTGCAAGAGCCTCTCATCGAATTACAAAGTGATGAAATAATGCGTGCAAAATTCAAAGATGGAAAGTACAATGTATGGAAGACAAATGATGTTGCTACAAAGTACCCTTTGCTCTGGGATAAAGCACAGCTCTACGTTATTGCTTTTCCAACATCTTATCTTGTTGAATCGGGATTTAGTCGTGTTTCTCAACTGTTATCAAAAGCTCTCAATAGACTTCACATTGTGAAAAGAGGTGATCTTCGACTATCATTAACATCGATGGAACCAGATATAAAGAAACTCGCCGAGCAGCATCAACCACAGGGATCTCATTGA